In Syngnathus acus chromosome 21, fSynAcu1.2, whole genome shotgun sequence, one genomic interval encodes:
- the lrrfip1a gene encoding leucine-rich repeat flightless-interacting protein 1 isoform X5 — protein MGTQGTGRKRNSNKERTTAEDDALNLIARDAEARLAAKRAARAEAREIRMRELERQQKELSDDDERMSAGSRGSARSELDAVYGAGGSSLLSHKSKKKKKHKHKDKDRNGHDDEHSVLSSRASYAASSDMYSLNGLSAAAAGRNPASTGSYQSSLYEDGLYSGSRQVSGSNSGSHIPIEYASYRSSSNSRTSSRANSARTSPVDERGGSVASLLRSVSGSRGLPRDLANVTIPDFLDVDDRDYPEKGSRAASALTATTLTSLGGSSSRRGSVESALTVDAESATREIKEIHELKDQIQDVESKYSQNLKEVKEALAEVEEKYRKAMVSNAQLDNEKNNLMYQVDTLKDSLMELEELLSESRRQFEDKLKDFEREQHAHSVLQFQFNDMKETLKQSEELLNEIRQLRLKQESFAREIADLQETVEWKDKKIGALERQKEYTDAIRTERDDLREEVVKLKDILKKHGIVLGPDLSVNGDANETETDAAAGGDGASPSSPAEGSSVLGSSDDSGLRSRGKEAVDQEERGQVFEEGQTSAADRLSDTYEASGSVKEKMANAVVQDNDATGQTVTRVNSDLEETDAIMNGNLIEAVQELCPQDQTSPQTSCPVGANESESSRQEQMKDSESCPHLELLHEEMGDVVAFEENSQSCPLDGEYAEPCPRVQGVGEPQSGLQADLQSSPQEDIPPSKSCQGEDVKTSPHGDGKDFESNIQDPEWCPQVEVKSSEWCPQVEDAKDDGQEDGNDSEPCSRVQVGQDSQSGPRVVEGIAELQQETAEASSGDAETNVTKPAAGKSANVRGKKKKKKRRGKRKAEELSHQRDNKGGNGTTEQDKLQTEGAGAPLANADCAHDIQCLQEATQQAEPANLHHLQESTTAQMLHADEQSSRHLEMEKVEIVQAQAPKESFDSAEAQEGSDPILDKDAIIDDTTIVSGPGDTTFVQNEVETSSPTLNDNKEDSVGQLESCDEAASESHNRVSVTSPDDIGDGLQDSSSSSALRADSLTEVVFKQQTFTNQEDEEILKKDNDHLLTFVQPEKSSHDLDEEETRAGLVADGRTLLCEDGFVDAALDTLESQKVSHQVTNENLAAAEEHESMEGDHQAADLRACQQDSGEDEDEKGHSFDFDDMDLDTAVETLGNPERRRVEVGDEDVASDELQTDKNRKDSEAVAPEQTDVEMAVEVLPDECSKNNNNSNTETPTTRRDARGAAPNVLTNVESHGKDGQPSNTGLPQTPGEDQIPAQAAPLAVDSVENAQDASATLSNMEAPVSGKDSKKNGKQGKGKGKDDCKVT, from the exons ATGGGCACCCAGGGCACAGGACGCAAAAGAAACAGTAACAAGGAGCGAACCACGGCAGAGGACGATGCCCTCAATCTCATCGCCAGAGAC GCCGAGGCCCGACTGGCAGCCAAGAGGGCAGCGAGGGCGGAAGCCAGAGAGATCCGCATGCGGGAGCTTGAGAGGCAACAAAAAGAg CTTTCAGATGACGACGAACGGATGTCTGCGGGGAGCCGAGGCAGCGCCAGG TCGGAACTTGACGCAGTTTACGGTGCCGGG GGCTCGTCCTTGCTCTCGCATAAgtccaagaaaaagaagaaacataAGCACAAAGATAAGGAC AGGAACGGCCACGATGATGAGCACAGTGTTCTATCCAGCCGG GCATCGTACGCCGCCTCATCTGACATGTACAGCCTCAATGGCctgtccgccgccgccgcaggcAGGAACCCGGCTTCGACTGGTTCCTACCAG AGCTCCTTATACGAGGACGGGCTCTATTCCGGGTCGCGCCAAGTGTCCGGCTCCAACTCTGGCTCCCATATc CCAATAGAGTACGCTAGCTACCGCAGCAGCTCCAACTCCAGAACTTCCAGTCGGGCCAATTCTGCCCGTACCAGCCCAGTG GACGAGCGCGGTGGCTCTGTTGCCAGTCTGTTGAGAAGCGTTTCCGGTAGCAGGGGACTCCCCAGGGATCTGGCCAATGTTACCATTCCCGATTTTTTAGAC GTAGACGACAGGGATTATCCTGAGAAA GGTTCTCGAGCGGCTTCCGCATTAACGGCGACCACTCTCACCTCCCTCGGCGGGAGTTCCTCACGGAGAGGAAGCGTCGAGAGCGCCCTCACCGTCGATGCGGAAAGTGCCACAAGGGAAATCAAG GAAATTCATGAACTGAAGGATCAGATTCAAGATGTGGAGTCCAAGTACAGTCAGAACCTAAAAGAAGTCAAG gagGCCTTAGCAGAGGTGGAGGAGAAGTACCGCAAGGCCATGGTGTCCAACGCCCAGCTggacaatgaaaaaaacaacctgaTGTACCAGGTGGACACGCTCAAAGACTCGCTGATGGAACTGGAGGAACTCCTGTCTGAGTCAAGGCGGCAGTTCGAGGACAAGCTCAAG GATTTTGAACGTGAGCAACACGCCCACAGTGTGCTTCAGTTCCAGTTCAACGACATGAAGGAGACCCTGAAACAAAGCGAGGAGCTGCTAAAT GAGATTCGCCAGTTGCGTTTGAAGCAGGAGAGTTTTGCTAGGGAAATAGCCGATCTCCAAGAAACAGTGGAGTGGAAGGATAAGAAAATTGGG GCCTTAGAGCGACAGAAAGAATACACGGACGCGATCCGAACCGAGCGAGACGATCTCAGAGAAGAGGTGGTGAAGCTGAAAGATATTCTGAAG AAACACGGAATAGTGCTGGGACCCGACCTGAGCGTCAACGGCGACGCCAACGAGACGGAAACGGACGCGGCCGCCGGCGGAGACGGCGCTTCGCCGAGCTCCCCGGCGGAGGGGAGCAGCGTGCTTG GAAGCTCAGACGACTCTGGGTTGAGAAGTAGAGGCAAGGAAGCGGTGGATCAAGAAGAGCGCGGACAAGTGTTTGAGGAAGGCCAGACGAGCGCCGCCGATAGGCTCTCGGACACTTATGAGGCGTCCGGCTCCgtgaaagaaaagatggcaaaTGCCGTCGTTCAAGACAATGACGCAACGGGTCAAACAGTCACGCGAGTCAACTCTGATTTAGAGGAGACAGACGCAATAATGAATGGTAATTTGATAGAAGCTGTCCAAGAATTGTGCCCCCAAGATCAAACAAGTCCCCAAACAAGTTGCCCAGTAGGCGCTAATGAGTCCGAATCAAGTCGCCAAGAACAAATGAAAGATTCCGAATCGTGTCCCCATCTGGAGCTCCTTCATGAAGAGATGGGAGACGTCGTAGCTTTTGAAGAAAATTCCCAATCGTGTCCCTTAGATGGTGAATATGCTGAACCGTGTCCCCGTGTGCAAGGCGTTGGAGAACCTCAGTCTGGTCTCCAAGCAGATTTGCAATCATCTCCTCAAGAAGATATTCCTCCATCTAAATCCTGTCAAGGGGAAGATGTCAAAACATCTCCCCATGGAGATGGGAAAGATTTCGAATCAAACATTCAAGACCCAGAATGGTGCCCCCAAGTAGAGGTCAAAAGTTCTGAATGGTGTCCCCAAGTGGAAGATGCAAAGGATGACGGACAAGAAGACGGAAATGATTCGGAACCGTGTTCCCGAGTACAAGTCGGCCAAGACTCGCAATCTGGTCCGCGAGTCGTGGAGGGCATCGCTGAACTGCAGCAGGAAACTGCTGAAGCAAGCAGCGGTGACGCAGAAACAAATGTCACCAAGCCTGCCGCCGGTAAGAGCGCAAACGTCcgtgggaaaaagaaaaaaaagaagaggagaggCAAAAGGAAAGCTGAGGAACTAAGTCATCAAAGGGACAACAAAGGAGGAAATGGGACCACGGAGCAAGACAAGCTCCAGACAGAAGGCGCAGGAGCACCATTAGCAAACGCAGACTGTGCTCACGACATCCAGTGCCTTCAAGAAGCCACTCAACAGGCGGAGCCCGCAAACCTTCACCATCTCCAAGAAAGCACGACGGCGCAAATGCTCCATGCGGATGAGCAAAGCAGTCGAcatttggaaatggaaaaagtaGAAATAGTGCAAGCGCAAGCTCCAAAAGAAAGTTTTGATTCTGCCGAAGCGCAGGAAGGATCAGATCCCATTTTGGACAAAGACGCCATTATAGATGACACCACCATCGTTTCAGGTCCTGGTGACACGACCTTTGTCCAGAATGAAGTTGAAACAAGTTCTCCAACGCTCAACGATAATAAGGAAGACTCCGTAGGCCAGTTGGAAAGCTGCGACGAAGCGGCCTCAGAAAGTCACAATCGGGTGTCTGTGACGTCTCCCGACGACATCGGCGACGGTCTCCAAGACTCGTCGTCATCGTCTGCGCTACGAGCCGATAGCCTCACGGAGGTTGTTTTCAAACAGCAAACGTTTACAAATcaagaggatgaggagatCTTGAAAAAGGACAACGACCACTTGCTCACTTTTGTCCAGCCGGAGAAATCCTCGCATGACCTTGACGAGGAGGAGACTCGGGCCGGACTCGTTGCCGACGGACGGACTTTGCTTTGCGAAGATGGTTTTGTTGACGCTGCCTTGGACACGCTGGAGTCGCAGAAAGTGAGCCATCAAGTCACGAATGAAAACCTAGCTGCTGCAGAGGAGCATGAAAGCATGGAAGGTGACCATCAAGCCGCCGATCTCCGCGCCTGCCAGCAGGACAGTGGGGAGGATGAAGATGAGAAAGGGCATTCCTTTGATTTTGACGACATGGACCTGGACACCGCCGTGGAGACGCTGGGAAATCCTGAGCGGCGGCGAGTTGAGGTGGGAGATGAAGACGTCGCATCAGATGAGCTCCAAACCGACAAGAACAGAAAGGATAGCGAGGCGGTCGCACCAGAGCAGACAGATGTTGAGATGGCCGTGGAAGTCCTGCCAGATGAATGTagtaagaataataataatagcaatACTGAAACGCCAACAACGCGGAGAGATGCGCGTGGAGCCGCACCAAACGTTTTGACCAATGTAGAAAGCCACGGGAAGGACGGCCAGCCTTCCAACACTGGACTTCCGCAAACCCCGGGCGAAGACCAAATCCCAGCTCAGGCCGCGCCGTTAGCGGTAGATAGCGTTGAGAATGCGCAAGATGCAAGCGCCACCCTTAGCAACATGGAGGCGCCCGTCTCTGGAAAAGACAGCAAGAAAAATGGAAAGCAGGGAAAAGGCAAGGGCAAAGATGACTGCAAGGTGACTTAG
- the lrrfip1a gene encoding leucine-rich repeat flightless-interacting protein 1 isoform X14 has product MGTQGTGRKRNSNKERTTAEDDALNLIARDAEARLAAKRAARAEAREIRMRELERQQKELSDDDERMSAGSRGSARSSLYEDGLYSGSRQVSGSNSGSHIPIEYASYRSSSNSRTSSRANSARTSPVDERGGSVASLLRSVSGSRGLPRDLANVTIPDFLDVDDRDYPEKGSRAASALTATTLTSLGGSSSRRGSVESALTVDAESATREIKEIHELKDQIQDVESKYSQNLKEVKEALAEVEEKYRKAMVSNAQLDNEKNNLMYQVDTLKDSLMELEELLSESRRQFEDKLKDFEREQHAHSVLQFQFNDMKETLKQSEELLNEIRQLRLKQESFAREIADLQETVEWKDKKIGALERQKEYTDAIRTERDDLREEVVKLKDILKKHGIVLGPDLSVNGDANETETDAAAGGDGASPSSPAEGSSVLGSSDDSGLRSRGKEAVDQEERGQVFEEGQTSAADRLSDTYEASGSVKEKMANAVVQDNDATGQTVTRVNSDLEETDAIMNGNLIEAVQELCPQDQTSPQTSCPVGANESESSRQEQMKDSESCPHLELLHEEMGDVVAFEENSQSCPLDGEYAEPCPRVQGVGEPQSGLQADLQSSPQEDIPPSKSCQGEDVKTSPHGDGKDFESNIQDPEWCPQVEVKSSEWCPQVEDAKDDGQEDGNDSEPCSRVQVGQDSQSGPRVVEGIAELQQETAEASSGDAETNVTKPAAGKSANVRGKKKKKKRRGKRKAEELSHQRDNKGGNGTTEQDKLQTEGAGAPLANADCAHDIQCLQEATQQAEPANLHHLQESTTAQMLHADEQSSRHLEMEKVEIVQAQAPKESFDSAEAQEGSDPILDKDAIIDDTTIVSGPGDTTFVQNEVETSSPTLNDNKEDSVGQLESCDEAASESHNRVSVTSPDDIGDGLQDSSSSSALRADSLTEVVFKQQTFTNQEDEEILKKDNDHLLTFVQPEKSSHDLDEEETRAGLVADGRTLLCEDGFVDAALDTLESQKVSHQVTNENLAAAEEHESMEGDHQAADLRACQQDSGEDEDEKGHSFDFDDMDLDTAVETLGNPERRRVEVGDEDVASDELQTDKNRKDSEAVAPEQTDVEMAVEVLPDECSKNNNNSNTETPTTRRDARGAAPNVLTNVESHGKDGQPSNTGLPQTPGEDQIPAQAAPLAVDSVENAQDASATLSNMEAPVSGKDSKKNGKQGKGKGKDDCKVT; this is encoded by the exons ATGGGCACCCAGGGCACAGGACGCAAAAGAAACAGTAACAAGGAGCGAACCACGGCAGAGGACGATGCCCTCAATCTCATCGCCAGAGAC GCCGAGGCCCGACTGGCAGCCAAGAGGGCAGCGAGGGCGGAAGCCAGAGAGATCCGCATGCGGGAGCTTGAGAGGCAACAAAAAGAg CTTTCAGATGACGACGAACGGATGTCTGCGGGGAGCCGAGGCAGCGCCAGG AGCTCCTTATACGAGGACGGGCTCTATTCCGGGTCGCGCCAAGTGTCCGGCTCCAACTCTGGCTCCCATATc CCAATAGAGTACGCTAGCTACCGCAGCAGCTCCAACTCCAGAACTTCCAGTCGGGCCAATTCTGCCCGTACCAGCCCAGTG GACGAGCGCGGTGGCTCTGTTGCCAGTCTGTTGAGAAGCGTTTCCGGTAGCAGGGGACTCCCCAGGGATCTGGCCAATGTTACCATTCCCGATTTTTTAGAC GTAGACGACAGGGATTATCCTGAGAAA GGTTCTCGAGCGGCTTCCGCATTAACGGCGACCACTCTCACCTCCCTCGGCGGGAGTTCCTCACGGAGAGGAAGCGTCGAGAGCGCCCTCACCGTCGATGCGGAAAGTGCCACAAGGGAAATCAAG GAAATTCATGAACTGAAGGATCAGATTCAAGATGTGGAGTCCAAGTACAGTCAGAACCTAAAAGAAGTCAAG gagGCCTTAGCAGAGGTGGAGGAGAAGTACCGCAAGGCCATGGTGTCCAACGCCCAGCTggacaatgaaaaaaacaacctgaTGTACCAGGTGGACACGCTCAAAGACTCGCTGATGGAACTGGAGGAACTCCTGTCTGAGTCAAGGCGGCAGTTCGAGGACAAGCTCAAG GATTTTGAACGTGAGCAACACGCCCACAGTGTGCTTCAGTTCCAGTTCAACGACATGAAGGAGACCCTGAAACAAAGCGAGGAGCTGCTAAAT GAGATTCGCCAGTTGCGTTTGAAGCAGGAGAGTTTTGCTAGGGAAATAGCCGATCTCCAAGAAACAGTGGAGTGGAAGGATAAGAAAATTGGG GCCTTAGAGCGACAGAAAGAATACACGGACGCGATCCGAACCGAGCGAGACGATCTCAGAGAAGAGGTGGTGAAGCTGAAAGATATTCTGAAG AAACACGGAATAGTGCTGGGACCCGACCTGAGCGTCAACGGCGACGCCAACGAGACGGAAACGGACGCGGCCGCCGGCGGAGACGGCGCTTCGCCGAGCTCCCCGGCGGAGGGGAGCAGCGTGCTTG GAAGCTCAGACGACTCTGGGTTGAGAAGTAGAGGCAAGGAAGCGGTGGATCAAGAAGAGCGCGGACAAGTGTTTGAGGAAGGCCAGACGAGCGCCGCCGATAGGCTCTCGGACACTTATGAGGCGTCCGGCTCCgtgaaagaaaagatggcaaaTGCCGTCGTTCAAGACAATGACGCAACGGGTCAAACAGTCACGCGAGTCAACTCTGATTTAGAGGAGACAGACGCAATAATGAATGGTAATTTGATAGAAGCTGTCCAAGAATTGTGCCCCCAAGATCAAACAAGTCCCCAAACAAGTTGCCCAGTAGGCGCTAATGAGTCCGAATCAAGTCGCCAAGAACAAATGAAAGATTCCGAATCGTGTCCCCATCTGGAGCTCCTTCATGAAGAGATGGGAGACGTCGTAGCTTTTGAAGAAAATTCCCAATCGTGTCCCTTAGATGGTGAATATGCTGAACCGTGTCCCCGTGTGCAAGGCGTTGGAGAACCTCAGTCTGGTCTCCAAGCAGATTTGCAATCATCTCCTCAAGAAGATATTCCTCCATCTAAATCCTGTCAAGGGGAAGATGTCAAAACATCTCCCCATGGAGATGGGAAAGATTTCGAATCAAACATTCAAGACCCAGAATGGTGCCCCCAAGTAGAGGTCAAAAGTTCTGAATGGTGTCCCCAAGTGGAAGATGCAAAGGATGACGGACAAGAAGACGGAAATGATTCGGAACCGTGTTCCCGAGTACAAGTCGGCCAAGACTCGCAATCTGGTCCGCGAGTCGTGGAGGGCATCGCTGAACTGCAGCAGGAAACTGCTGAAGCAAGCAGCGGTGACGCAGAAACAAATGTCACCAAGCCTGCCGCCGGTAAGAGCGCAAACGTCcgtgggaaaaagaaaaaaaagaagaggagaggCAAAAGGAAAGCTGAGGAACTAAGTCATCAAAGGGACAACAAAGGAGGAAATGGGACCACGGAGCAAGACAAGCTCCAGACAGAAGGCGCAGGAGCACCATTAGCAAACGCAGACTGTGCTCACGACATCCAGTGCCTTCAAGAAGCCACTCAACAGGCGGAGCCCGCAAACCTTCACCATCTCCAAGAAAGCACGACGGCGCAAATGCTCCATGCGGATGAGCAAAGCAGTCGAcatttggaaatggaaaaagtaGAAATAGTGCAAGCGCAAGCTCCAAAAGAAAGTTTTGATTCTGCCGAAGCGCAGGAAGGATCAGATCCCATTTTGGACAAAGACGCCATTATAGATGACACCACCATCGTTTCAGGTCCTGGTGACACGACCTTTGTCCAGAATGAAGTTGAAACAAGTTCTCCAACGCTCAACGATAATAAGGAAGACTCCGTAGGCCAGTTGGAAAGCTGCGACGAAGCGGCCTCAGAAAGTCACAATCGGGTGTCTGTGACGTCTCCCGACGACATCGGCGACGGTCTCCAAGACTCGTCGTCATCGTCTGCGCTACGAGCCGATAGCCTCACGGAGGTTGTTTTCAAACAGCAAACGTTTACAAATcaagaggatgaggagatCTTGAAAAAGGACAACGACCACTTGCTCACTTTTGTCCAGCCGGAGAAATCCTCGCATGACCTTGACGAGGAGGAGACTCGGGCCGGACTCGTTGCCGACGGACGGACTTTGCTTTGCGAAGATGGTTTTGTTGACGCTGCCTTGGACACGCTGGAGTCGCAGAAAGTGAGCCATCAAGTCACGAATGAAAACCTAGCTGCTGCAGAGGAGCATGAAAGCATGGAAGGTGACCATCAAGCCGCCGATCTCCGCGCCTGCCAGCAGGACAGTGGGGAGGATGAAGATGAGAAAGGGCATTCCTTTGATTTTGACGACATGGACCTGGACACCGCCGTGGAGACGCTGGGAAATCCTGAGCGGCGGCGAGTTGAGGTGGGAGATGAAGACGTCGCATCAGATGAGCTCCAAACCGACAAGAACAGAAAGGATAGCGAGGCGGTCGCACCAGAGCAGACAGATGTTGAGATGGCCGTGGAAGTCCTGCCAGATGAATGTagtaagaataataataatagcaatACTGAAACGCCAACAACGCGGAGAGATGCGCGTGGAGCCGCACCAAACGTTTTGACCAATGTAGAAAGCCACGGGAAGGACGGCCAGCCTTCCAACACTGGACTTCCGCAAACCCCGGGCGAAGACCAAATCCCAGCTCAGGCCGCGCCGTTAGCGGTAGATAGCGTTGAGAATGCGCAAGATGCAAGCGCCACCCTTAGCAACATGGAGGCGCCCGTCTCTGGAAAAGACAGCAAGAAAAATGGAAAGCAGGGAAAAGGCAAGGGCAAAGATGACTGCAAGGTGACTTAG
- the lrrfip1a gene encoding leucine-rich repeat flightless-interacting protein 1 isoform X15, whose amino-acid sequence MGTQGTGRKRNSNKERTTAEDDALNLIARDAEARLAAKRAARAEAREIRMRELERQQKEIFQVQKKYYGLNPKADDRSDSKWGDIEQWMEDSERYSRPSHTHTLSDDDERMSAGSRGSARASYAASSDMYSLNGLSAAAAGRNPASTGSYQVDDRDYPEKGSRAASALTATTLTSLGGSSSRRGSVESALTVDAESATREIKEIHELKDQIQDVESKYSQNLKEVKEALAEVEEKYRKAMVSNAQLDNEKNNLMYQVDTLKDSLMELEELLSESRRQFEDKLKDFEREQHAHSVLQFQFNDMKETLKQSEELLNEIRQLRLKQESFAREIADLQETVEWKDKKIGALERQKEYTDAIRTERDDLREEVVKLKDILKKHGIVLGPDLSVNGDANETETDAAAGGDGASPSSPAEGSSVLGSSDDSGLRSRGKEAVDQEERGQVFEEGQTSAADRLSDTYEASGSVKEKMANAVVQDNDATGQTVTRVNSDLEETDAIMNGNLIEAVQELCPQDQTSPQTSCPVGANESESSRQEQMKDSESCPHLELLHEEMGDVVAFEENSQSCPLDGEYAEPCPRVQGVGEPQSGLQADLQSSPQEDIPPSKSCQGEDVKTSPHGDGKDFESNIQDPEWCPQVEVKSSEWCPQVEDAKDDGQEDGNDSEPCSRVQVGQDSQSGPRVVEGIAELQQETAEASSGDAETNVTKPAAGKSANVRGKKKKKKRRGKRKAEELSHQRDNKGGNGTTEQDKLQTEGAGAPLANADCAHDIQCLQEATQQAEPANLHHLQESTTAQMLHADEQSSRHLEMEKVEIVQAQAPKESFDSAEAQEGSDPILDKDAIIDDTTIVSGPGDTTFVQNEVETSSPTLNDNKEDSVGQLESCDEAASESHNRVSVTSPDDIGDGLQDSSSSSALRADSLTEVVFKQQTFTNQEDEEILKKDNDHLLTFVQPEKSSHDLDEEETRAGLVADGRTLLCEDGFVDAALDTLESQKVSHQVTNENLAAAEEHESMEGDHQAADLRACQQDSGEDEDEKGHSFDFDDMDLDTAVETLGNPERRRVEVGDEDVASDELQTDKNRKDSEAVAPEQTDVEMAVEVLPDECSKNNNNSNTETPTTRRDARGAAPNVLTNVESHGKDGQPSNTGLPQTPGEDQIPAQAAPLAVDSVENAQDASATLSNMEAPVSGKDSKKNGKQGKGKGKDDCKVT is encoded by the exons ATGGGCACCCAGGGCACAGGACGCAAAAGAAACAGTAACAAGGAGCGAACCACGGCAGAGGACGATGCCCTCAATCTCATCGCCAGAGAC GCCGAGGCCCGACTGGCAGCCAAGAGGGCAGCGAGGGCGGAAGCCAGAGAGATCCGCATGCGGGAGCTTGAGAGGCAACAAAAAGAg ATCTTTCAGGTGCAGAAG aaaTATTACGGCTTGAATCCTAAAGCAGATGACCGATCAGACAGCAAATGGGGCGATATTGAGCAATGGATG GAGGACAGTGAGCGATACTCGCGACCTTCGCACACGCATACG CTTTCAGATGACGACGAACGGATGTCTGCGGGGAGCCGAGGCAGCGCCAGG GCATCGTACGCCGCCTCATCTGACATGTACAGCCTCAATGGCctgtccgccgccgccgcaggcAGGAACCCGGCTTCGACTGGTTCCTACCAG GTAGACGACAGGGATTATCCTGAGAAA GGTTCTCGAGCGGCTTCCGCATTAACGGCGACCACTCTCACCTCCCTCGGCGGGAGTTCCTCACGGAGAGGAAGCGTCGAGAGCGCCCTCACCGTCGATGCGGAAAGTGCCACAAGGGAAATCAAG GAAATTCATGAACTGAAGGATCAGATTCAAGATGTGGAGTCCAAGTACAGTCAGAACCTAAAAGAAGTCAAG gagGCCTTAGCAGAGGTGGAGGAGAAGTACCGCAAGGCCATGGTGTCCAACGCCCAGCTggacaatgaaaaaaacaacctgaTGTACCAGGTGGACACGCTCAAAGACTCGCTGATGGAACTGGAGGAACTCCTGTCTGAGTCAAGGCGGCAGTTCGAGGACAAGCTCAAG GATTTTGAACGTGAGCAACACGCCCACAGTGTGCTTCAGTTCCAGTTCAACGACATGAAGGAGACCCTGAAACAAAGCGAGGAGCTGCTAAAT GAGATTCGCCAGTTGCGTTTGAAGCAGGAGAGTTTTGCTAGGGAAATAGCCGATCTCCAAGAAACAGTGGAGTGGAAGGATAAGAAAATTGGG GCCTTAGAGCGACAGAAAGAATACACGGACGCGATCCGAACCGAGCGAGACGATCTCAGAGAAGAGGTGGTGAAGCTGAAAGATATTCTGAAG AAACACGGAATAGTGCTGGGACCCGACCTGAGCGTCAACGGCGACGCCAACGAGACGGAAACGGACGCGGCCGCCGGCGGAGACGGCGCTTCGCCGAGCTCCCCGGCGGAGGGGAGCAGCGTGCTTG GAAGCTCAGACGACTCTGGGTTGAGAAGTAGAGGCAAGGAAGCGGTGGATCAAGAAGAGCGCGGACAAGTGTTTGAGGAAGGCCAGACGAGCGCCGCCGATAGGCTCTCGGACACTTATGAGGCGTCCGGCTCCgtgaaagaaaagatggcaaaTGCCGTCGTTCAAGACAATGACGCAACGGGTCAAACAGTCACGCGAGTCAACTCTGATTTAGAGGAGACAGACGCAATAATGAATGGTAATTTGATAGAAGCTGTCCAAGAATTGTGCCCCCAAGATCAAACAAGTCCCCAAACAAGTTGCCCAGTAGGCGCTAATGAGTCCGAATCAAGTCGCCAAGAACAAATGAAAGATTCCGAATCGTGTCCCCATCTGGAGCTCCTTCATGAAGAGATGGGAGACGTCGTAGCTTTTGAAGAAAATTCCCAATCGTGTCCCTTAGATGGTGAATATGCTGAACCGTGTCCCCGTGTGCAAGGCGTTGGAGAACCTCAGTCTGGTCTCCAAGCAGATTTGCAATCATCTCCTCAAGAAGATATTCCTCCATCTAAATCCTGTCAAGGGGAAGATGTCAAAACATCTCCCCATGGAGATGGGAAAGATTTCGAATCAAACATTCAAGACCCAGAATGGTGCCCCCAAGTAGAGGTCAAAAGTTCTGAATGGTGTCCCCAAGTGGAAGATGCAAAGGATGACGGACAAGAAGACGGAAATGATTCGGAACCGTGTTCCCGAGTACAAGTCGGCCAAGACTCGCAATCTGGTCCGCGAGTCGTGGAGGGCATCGCTGAACTGCAGCAGGAAACTGCTGAAGCAAGCAGCGGTGACGCAGAAACAAATGTCACCAAGCCTGCCGCCGGTAAGAGCGCAAACGTCcgtgggaaaaagaaaaaaaagaagaggagaggCAAAAGGAAAGCTGAGGAACTAAGTCATCAAAGGGACAACAAAGGAGGAAATGGGACCACGGAGCAAGACAAGCTCCAGACAGAAGGCGCAGGAGCACCATTAGCAAACGCAGACTGTGCTCACGACATCCAGTGCCTTCAAGAAGCCACTCAACAGGCGGAGCCCGCAAACCTTCACCATCTCCAAGAAAGCACGACGGCGCAAATGCTCCATGCGGATGAGCAAAGCAGTCGAcatttggaaatggaaaaagtaGAAATAGTGCAAGCGCAAGCTCCAAAAGAAAGTTTTGATTCTGCCGAAGCGCAGGAAGGATCAGATCCCATTTTGGACAAAGACGCCATTATAGATGACACCACCATCGTTTCAGGTCCTGGTGACACGACCTTTGTCCAGAATGAAGTTGAAACAAGTTCTCCAACGCTCAACGATAATAAGGAAGACTCCGTAGGCCAGTTGGAAAGCTGCGACGAAGCGGCCTCAGAAAGTCACAATCGGGTGTCTGTGACGTCTCCCGACGACATCGGCGACGGTCTCCAAGACTCGTCGTCATCGTCTGCGCTACGAGCCGATAGCCTCACGGAGGTTGTTTTCAAACAGCAAACGTTTACAAATcaagaggatgaggagatCTTGAAAAAGGACAACGACCACTTGCTCACTTTTGTCCAGCCGGAGAAATCCTCGCATGACCTTGACGAGGAGGAGACTCGGGCCGGACTCGTTGCCGACGGACGGACTTTGCTTTGCGAAGATGGTTTTGTTGACGCTGCCTTGGACACGCTGGAGTCGCAGAAAGTGAGCCATCAAGTCACGAATGAAAACCTAGCTGCTGCAGAGGAGCATGAAAGCATGGAAGGTGACCATCAAGCCGCCGATCTCCGCGCCTGCCAGCAGGACAGTGGGGAGGATGAAGATGAGAAAGGGCATTCCTTTGATTTTGACGACATGGACCTGGACACCGCCGTGGAGACGCTGGGAAATCCTGAGCGGCGGCGAGTTGAGGTGGGAGATGAAGACGTCGCATCAGATGAGCTCCAAACCGACAAGAACAGAAAGGATAGCGAGGCGGTCGCACCAGAGCAGACAGATGTTGAGATGGCCGTGGAAGTCCTGCCAGATGAATGTagtaagaataataataatagcaatACTGAAACGCCAACAACGCGGAGAGATGCGCGTGGAGCCGCACCAAACGTTTTGACCAATGTAGAAAGCCACGGGAAGGACGGCCAGCCTTCCAACACTGGACTTCCGCAAACCCCGGGCGAAGACCAAATCCCAGCTCAGGCCGCGCCGTTAGCGGTAGATAGCGTTGAGAATGCGCAAGATGCAAGCGCCACCCTTAGCAACATGGAGGCGCCCGTCTCTGGAAAAGACAGCAAGAAAAATGGAAAGCAGGGAAAAGGCAAGGGCAAAGATGACTGCAAGGTGACTTAG